DNA from Brassica napus cultivar Da-Ae chromosome C4, Da-Ae, whole genome shotgun sequence:
tttttttttggtatctcTTTGGTTCGATAGCAAACGAACACTTCAGATATGTTGGATTTAGCTGTGGATTACATCAAAGATTTACAAAGACAGTACAAGGTAACCTAGTGATCATCgtgaaacaaaagaaagtaaaGGACCGGTTTGTGattgaaactttttttataatgttGGTTTACACAGATTCTAAACGAGAACAGAGCTAACTGCAAGTGTGTGAACAAGGAGAAGAATTTGATATAGCGCACAACAAGGCTTGTGTATATAGAACTAAGGAAAGCAAAGAGAGAATGGGATAAGATAGACACAATGTAATGTCTGAATATTTTTTAGCCGAAACAGAACAAACTGTCTTATATGTAAGCTCCTAGCAAAAAATGCATTTGCTTTCACCATATTATAAGCAATTATATAGGACTCCAAtcatttctctctctttttgtttattaCATCCATCAATTATAGTAATATCAGTACTTTCCAAGATTGTTTTAagcaattttctttttttatccgGTGAGATGAAGATATAGCTTCTTATGTCACATTTAAAAATCTCACGGCCTAAAAACATCtccaataaaattttattttttcttctataatttacattaaaatagagtaattattataaagtaactTTTGCTTCAATGATAGTGTTATTCTATAATAAaattactctattatagaataatttttttaaaaaatattatattttttctctatatttgGAGTGCAAAAATGACATTTTCTATATTTGAGTCTTAAGATCATTGGAGCAAAAATTACTCTATAATAAACTTATTCTATtctaatataaattatagaaaaaaatagagtgtTATGGGAGATAGTTTTAGCACTGACATCATCGTCTCTTTGGAAGTAAAATTAGGTTCCATTttttatatccaaaaataaGGTTTCATTAAAAATCTACATGATATGAGCAAAATTCTATGACACCACCAAGCCACTAACTCTAGTGAGTAGTGacattttatttcaaaatttatagaaCCAAGCACAAAGGCCCAACTCATAAACATTGGGGTCCAAAGCGTCTCTCTCTCCATCATAATGGGTGCTTTCCCTCTCTAAATTTGTGTTGGCTCTATTAGCAGACGCACTCCAAAGCAAACGTTGCTTTCTCTTCACTCCAAATAGCTCTGAAGTAATCTTTCTTACTCCCGAAACACACAGAGATACActctaacaaagaaaaaaagactttctccaagaaacaagagagagagagagagattgaagcTCTAACCAGTTTAACTAAAGCGAGTTGGATAAAGTCGGTCGGTTCTGTGTTGTTACTGAAATTTAACTCGGTTAAGTCCGGTTTACGCGTTAATTTCCCTTCTTATGAATCATCTGAACCAAATGTTCGGAGTTAGCTCCGGCGCTGGGCCGTACCGAGAGTCACCGATGACCGGACTCGAATCGATCAATTTCAGCGACGAAATCCAGCAACTGGCGGCGACGTTACCGCCGGAGAACACCGGTTCCTTCACAGCTCTGCTCGAGATGCCGGCGACTCAGGCCGTGGAGCTTTTCACTTCGTCTTCTCAGGCCGCCGGAAACATCGCTCCTCCTACTCTCCACCCGTTCCGGAGATTGAATCTTCCCCCGGACCTCTCGGTGATCGCTGCAGAGCAAAACGGAAACTTCTCCGGCGAGTCCGTGGCACCTTCGAGCTTCAGCGGTAGAGTCAAGCCCGAGCCTGATGAGACCGATTCATCTCAGCGGTTCGTTTCTCATCCAACGGTGGAGAATCAGAATCGTAACAAGAGGAAAGAACGTGGGAAGAAGAAGGTGATTAATCAAATCAATCCTGATAGCTTGTAACACAAGTCACTAATACCTTTAACTTTTAGGTCAAAAGCTCGATGAAGAAGACCAAGAGctctgaagaagaagcagagaagCTTCCGTACGTTCACGTTAGAGCTCGTCGTGGTCAAGCTACTGATAATCATAGCTTAGCAGAACGAGTTAAGTATACTACTACACATCTCTTAAACGTCGTCGTATTAACATCTAGTTAGTGGATATGTTAACTCTTTGATTATAGGCAAGAAGGGAGAAGATAAACGCACGAATGAAGCTGCTACAAGAACTGGTCCCAGGCTGTGACAAGGTTTGTCCCTAGATTAATAAGACTAATTTAGATCTTCATTTGGTGGTCAAAGTCAgaatctttctttttatttactatATGTTAAAAAGGTCTTTATTTTCCTCATCTTAAAGCGTATTATTCATTGAGCTTGAAGCTTACTCCATAAATGAAGAAAATGGCTTTATTATGTGTGAATGCTAGCTGGATTGTGCCCTTAAGGTTTTTTCGTAGAGGGGACATGTTTTGGTGGATAGATGGAGATCAGAGTGCGTGTTTGGGGTCCATCTTCTGATATTAAGTAGAAAAAAAGTTGCAGGAGGGTGAGTAGTGTAGTATCGTCTCTAATAAGTTTGGTATCTAtcaaatagagagagagagagagagaggagtgtGGTATAGTCACTAATATTTTGGTTATATGCTTTTGAGTCCTACTATACCTAATTGGTTGGAAGCATGATGTGACACTCTTGCAGACAGCTAACTAATCGATATGTATGTAAATCTTGGAGTTTAGCCAGCCATTATTGGTGGagggagatgatgatgataagtgACAACTCCTTAAAACAGTTTGTAAATTGTGTGGGGTTTTGGGACTTGACTGTTTGTTTATGAACAAGAGGTGTTGATGTTC
Protein-coding regions in this window:
- the LOC106431571 gene encoding transcription factor bHLH48 → MNHLNQMFGVSSGAGPYRESPMTGLESINFSDEIQQLAATLPPENTGSFTALLEMPATQAVELFTSSSQAAGNIAPPTLHPFRRLNLPPDLSVIAAEQNGNFSGESVAPSSFSGRVKPEPDETDSSQRFVSHPTVENQNRNKRKERGKKKVKSSMKKTKSSEEEAEKLPYVHVRARRGQATDNHSLAERARREKINARMKLLQELVPGCDKIQGTALVLDEIINHVQSLQHQVEMLSMRLAAVNPRTDFNLDSILASQNGSLMDGSFNGESYHQLQQWSLDGYHQPAWGREEDHHEGNFLMGSATLHPNRVKMEL